The Paraburkholderia sp. BL23I1N1 sequence TTCGAAGCGGCGCGCCGCCTGGCCTTCGAGCGCGGTGGAAAAGCGCCGCACCGCATTGCCACTCACCGCCGAAGCCGCCGACAACGCCACCCCCGCGCGGCGCATCAGTGTCGGCGCATCGGCGCCATCGGCAGGATAGGCGACGATGCCAATACTCGCTGTGATGTTCAGCGCTGTACCCGCGTAGTCGATCGATTCGGCGATGCGACTCAGGGCCTCGGCCGCGAAAGAATCCGCGGCCGCGCCGGTTTCGTTGACCAGCAGCGCGAATTGCGTGCCGCCGATCGAGGCGATCGTACCGTCGTTGGGAAAGAGACCGCGCAGCCGCTCGCCGACGATCTGCAACACCAGCTCGGCCGCATGCAAACCGAGCGCGTCGCGCAGCTTGCGCAAATGATCGAGCTCCGCGATCAGCACCGTGAAGCCGGTGCCGCTCCGCTGACAACGCGCGATCGTGAGCTCGAGGCGTTCTGTGAAAAGCGTCTGATTCGGCAGGCGGGTCACGCCGTCGTGATGCGCGACGTACCACAGCCGCGCCTCGGATTGCGCGTAACGCGTCATGTCGATGGCGATGCCGACATAGCGAGCGGGCCCCGTAGCTACGCCACCGGAATGCGTCGGCTCGGCGGCGAGCGGCGCCAGTGCGAACACCACGCGAATCGGGGTGCCGTTGCGCCGCACGTAGGTCCATTCGCCTTCATAGCGCGAGCCCAGCGCCGACAGCGGCGGCAATTCGGCGCGCCGCCTCGCGAGTTCGGCCGGATCGTGCAAGGACTCAAAGGTGCGCCGGCCGATCAAATCTTCGGCGGTAAAACCGGTCAGTTTTTCGAAAGCCGCGTTGACGGAGCCGAACGTGCCGTCGGCCATGCAGATGAACATGCCGTACGGCGCCGCGGCAAGCGCGGCGTCGCGCGTGCGCGCTTCGGCGTAGTAGGAGTCTTGCATCGCGCCGGCCTTTGAATTTCCTGGGTATTGACAGCGAATGAGGAAAGCGAGTGAGCGCTTTTCTTGACGCGTACAGCACAACCGGCAAAGCAGGCGGATTCGGTCCAATCCGCCGGGTCAGCGGGTGTATCAGCGTGCGTATGATAGCGGC is a genomic window containing:
- a CDS encoding bifunctional diguanylate cyclase/phosphodiesterase encodes the protein MQDSYYAEARTRDAALAAAPYGMFICMADGTFGSVNAAFEKLTGFTAEDLIGRRTFESLHDPAELARRRAELPPLSALGSRYEGEWTYVRRNGTPIRVVFALAPLAAEPTHSGGVATGPARYVGIAIDMTRYAQSEARLWYVAHHDGVTRLPNQTLFTERLELTIARCQRSGTGFTVLIAELDHLRKLRDALGLHAAELVLQIVGERLRGLFPNDGTIASIGGTQFALLVNETGAAADSFAAEALSRIAESIDYAGTALNITASIGIVAYPADGADAPTLMRRAGVALSAASAVSGNAVRRFSTALEGQAARRFELEAMLREALERQQLHLVYQPQVTLANGRIAQVETLLRWNHPQRGLISPVEFVPVAEEAGLIEQIGEWVIRTACRDAGKLLRLTGTMPRIAVNVSPQQFQRHNLFETIREALEDAALDPSYLEVEITEGVLLGDTEQALQTLHALRELGVEVAVDDFGTGYSNLAYLTRFPLNRIKIDRSFVMRMNTDPQCALLVGAVIAMAHALKLRVTAEGVETAEQAAQLEALGCDEAQGFWFSRPITVAALRNLLKPLGTA